One Campylobacter concisus DNA segment encodes these proteins:
- a CDS encoding pilus assembly protein PilO has product MRQDVLSKIDKYFDAKKQSETNIIFLGSALIIIYIVYMLCFDPSQDFYDERFNSHTKISNDLSRTRDYLRSTSSPSGDKNFKINKESKILETLKGKYSSVLKFNAHFDSKLKELSFLLFNDQNWANFLDNIVSLAKQNNIKILELKSDIKEPNFQKIEQILNIDLTFLGGFKDMLSYINGLEESKLVVDLHKMDVNSTQKELGAKISISVWGMKY; this is encoded by the coding sequence ATGAGACAAGACGTTTTAAGTAAAATAGATAAGTATTTTGACGCAAAAAAACAAAGCGAAACAAATATAATTTTTTTGGGTTCAGCCTTAATTATTATTTATATTGTTTATATGCTTTGCTTTGATCCGTCGCAAGATTTTTATGATGAAAGATTTAATTCGCATACTAAAATTAGCAATGATCTTTCAAGAACAAGAGATTATTTAAGATCGACTAGCTCACCTAGTGGGGATAAAAATTTTAAAATAAATAAAGAGTCAAAAATACTTGAAACGCTTAAAGGCAAATATTCTAGCGTTTTAAAATTTAATGCTCATTTTGACTCAAAGCTAAAAGAACTATCGTTTTTATTATTTAACGATCAAAATTGGGCAAATTTCTTAGACAATATCGTATCTTTAGCGAAGCAAAATAATATAAAAATTTTAGAGTTAAAAAGTGATATAAAAGAGCCAAATTTCCAAAAAATTGAGCAAATTTTAAATATTGACTTGACATTTTTGGGAGGTTTTAAAGATATGCTTTCATATATAAATGGCCTTGAAGAATCAAAGCTAGTGGTTGATCTTCATAAAATGGATGTAAATTCTACCCAAAAAGAGCTTGGCGCTAAGATCTCGATATCTGTTTGGGGGATGAAATACTAA
- a CDS encoding ATP-binding protein codes for MNNKNIYTDIKDIFINEDEVADFVNLDNSITCYNKIVSALKKPLKLILFYGKPGSGKTFLLNKIASDLQKDKKLIFFPHPFFSEATFIEALCEDIYGNKLDNINNFESFVAHYSKEFRNKDEILQNQIVVILDEAQLYPTELIEKIRLMADTRLFKFLFTIHKTENEDVLAKDYFQTRIWESIELGSANTNEIIVYLQRKIGQKGYDKYLNFQKKDYDKAYELCCGNLRTLNKIMYKFYEICEYYEQNQPSKLSSEDANIKILTMSALDTGIIHA; via the coding sequence ATGAATAACAAGAATATTTATACAGATATAAAAGATATCTTTATCAACGAAGACGAAGTAGCTGATTTTGTTAATCTAGATAACTCAATCACTTGTTACAATAAGATCGTCTCGGCTCTAAAAAAGCCATTAAAGCTTATACTTTTTTATGGCAAGCCTGGTAGTGGAAAGACCTTTTTGTTAAACAAGATAGCCTCTGATCTTCAAAAGGATAAAAAATTAATTTTTTTTCCACATCCTTTTTTTAGCGAGGCTACATTTATAGAAGCTCTTTGTGAGGATATATACGGAAATAAGCTTGATAATATAAATAATTTTGAAAGTTTTGTTGCACACTACTCAAAAGAATTTAGAAATAAAGATGAAATTTTACAAAACCAAATAGTTGTCATCCTGGATGAAGCACAACTTTATCCTACTGAACTGATCGAAAAAATAAGGCTAATGGCCGATACAAGATTATTTAAATTTCTATTTACGATTCATAAAACTGAAAATGAAGATGTGTTAGCAAAAGACTATTTTCAAACTAGAATTTGGGAGAGTATAGAGCTTGGAAGTGCAAACACGAATGAAATTATAGTTTATTTGCAAAGAAAAATAGGACAAAAGGGCTACGATAAATACCTAAATTTTCAGAAAAAAGACTATGACAAAGCCTATGAGCTTTGTTGCGGAAATCTACGCACACTAAATAAAATTATGTATAAATTTTATGAAATTTGTGAATATTATGAACAAAATCAGCCGTCAAAATTAAGTAGCGAGGATGCAAATATTAAAATTTTGACAATGTCTGCACTTGATACAGGAATAATTCATGCTTGA
- the hslV gene encoding ATP-dependent protease subunit HslV, translating into MFHATTILAYKGKNKSVIGGDGQVSFGNTVLKGNAVKIRKIHNGKVLAGFAGSTADAFNLFDMFEKNLEHTKGDLLKAVIEFSKEWRKDKYLRKLEAMMLVLDRDKIFLLSGTGDVVEPEDGKIAAIGSGGNYALSAARALDKFADIDEEELVKESLKIAGEICIYTNTNIKTYVLE; encoded by the coding sequence ATGTTTCATGCGACAACCATATTAGCCTACAAAGGCAAAAACAAATCAGTCATCGGCGGCGACGGACAGGTAAGCTTTGGCAACACTGTCTTAAAAGGTAATGCCGTAAAAATTCGCAAAATTCACAACGGCAAAGTCCTAGCTGGCTTTGCTGGCAGCACCGCTGACGCGTTTAACCTCTTTGATATGTTTGAGAAAAATTTGGAGCATACAAAGGGTGATTTGCTAAAGGCAGTGATAGAATTTAGCAAAGAGTGGCGCAAAGACAAGTATCTAAGAAAGCTTGAAGCAATGATGCTTGTGCTTGATAGGGATAAAATTTTCTTACTTAGTGGCACTGGGGATGTGGTCGAGCCAGAAGATGGCAAGATAGCAGCGATCGGAAGCGGCGGCAACTACGCTCTTTCAGCAGCCCGTGCCTTAGATAAATTTGCCGATATCGACGAAGAAGAGCTAGTCAAAGAGAGTCTCAAGATCGCCGGCGAAATTTGCATCTATACAAATACAAACATTAAAACTTATGTTTTAGAATAA
- the rplI gene encoding 50S ribosomal protein L9: MKVLLIKDVKGLGKAGEIKEVKDGYGNNFLIGKGFAKAATLDVLRQYEAAQKRKAEELKYEIANLEKLKEELAKVTVVIKKTLGANGSLFGSVSKEEIAAELEKTHHLVVEKRAIDMDTHLKAVGLYDVHVKLGHSINASLKVDVQGE, from the coding sequence ATGAAAGTATTATTAATAAAAGATGTAAAGGGTCTTGGAAAAGCTGGCGAGATAAAAGAGGTAAAAGATGGTTACGGCAACAACTTCTTAATCGGCAAAGGCTTTGCAAAAGCAGCCACTCTAGACGTGCTTCGCCAATATGAAGCAGCTCAAAAAAGAAAGGCCGAAGAGCTAAAATATGAGATCGCAAATTTAGAAAAGCTTAAAGAAGAGCTTGCAAAAGTAACAGTCGTCATCAAAAAAACTCTTGGTGCAAATGGCTCGCTTTTTGGTTCAGTTTCAAAAGAGGAGATCGCAGCAGAGCTTGAAAAAACTCACCATTTAGTAGTCGAGAAAAGAGCGATCGACATGGACACTCACTTAAAAGCAGTCGGCCTTTATGACGTTCATGTAAAGCTTGGACACTCGATAAATGCAAGCTTAAAGGTTGATGTGCAAGGAGAGTAG
- a CDS encoding GspE/PulE family protein, which yields MNNLENLTLKTLEQLNKLNDEQILKIIEIKKINEKSLLAILLEENMLEEEIFFEILSDIYRRGHTDIDEISTSLQIDQKRFIQYVCDKFKITFFDLDDIDIDYRISEKLSTSQLKSYNAIPVKEDEISVYVAFKNPFDVIIQDKVQNLFNRKLLKVACADPAQIEKYINKIALNESIKDVITEIRKELSSSSSQGQSTESSGILKLIEIILKTSIQSRASDIHIEPTETNCIVRSRIDGMLSETFIFDKDIYPPMVSRMKLLSNMDIAERRRPQDGRFSAQILDKEYDFRISTLPILNGESIVLRILDKSKVIINIEDLGMHPDNFAKFKKSMKAPYGIILVTGPTGSGKTTTLYGALNDIKSVKTKIITVEDPVEYQLNMIQQVHVNEKAGLTFISALRSILRQDPDIIMIGEIRDQETLRIAIQAALTGHLVFSTLHTNDAISALPRMVDMGIEPYLVSGALVCIEAQRLVRKLCPYCKQKVTLSQKALDEIKKFLPEDYQFYKSVGCQHCSQTGYLGREMISEILSISDHIASIVANNASKEELKKAAYDEGFIDMFHDGVIRAANGVTTIEEVYRVAKI from the coding sequence ATGAATAATTTAGAAAATTTAACGCTAAAAACATTAGAGCAACTTAATAAACTAAATGATGAGCAAATTTTAAAGATTATAGAGATAAAAAAGATAAACGAAAAAAGTCTTTTGGCTATTTTGCTTGAAGAAAATATGCTAGAAGAAGAGATTTTTTTTGAAATTCTATCTGATATTTATAGAAGAGGACACACTGACATTGATGAAATTTCGACTAGTCTTCAGATAGATCAAAAGCGCTTTATTCAATATGTATGTGATAAATTTAAAATCACATTTTTTGATCTTGATGATATAGATATCGACTACCGTATCAGTGAAAAACTAAGCACCTCGCAGCTAAAATCATATAACGCCATACCCGTAAAAGAAGACGAGATAAGCGTTTATGTTGCTTTTAAAAATCCTTTTGACGTGATCATTCAAGATAAAGTTCAAAATTTATTTAACAGAAAGCTATTAAAAGTAGCTTGCGCCGATCCAGCCCAGATAGAAAAATATATAAACAAAATAGCTCTTAATGAAAGCATAAAAGATGTTATTACAGAGATCAGAAAAGAGCTTTCAAGCTCTAGCAGCCAAGGGCAAAGCACAGAAAGCTCTGGAATTTTAAAGCTAATTGAGATAATTTTAAAAACATCTATTCAAAGCAGAGCGAGCGATATTCACATCGAGCCAACCGAGACAAACTGCATCGTAAGAAGCAGGATAGATGGCATGCTAAGCGAGACATTTATATTTGATAAAGATATCTATCCGCCGATGGTAAGCCGAATGAAGCTACTTTCAAATATGGATATCGCAGAGCGCCGTCGCCCACAAGATGGTAGATTTTCAGCTCAAATTTTAGATAAAGAGTACGATTTTCGTATCTCTACGCTACCTATTTTAAACGGCGAAAGCATAGTTTTAAGAATTTTGGACAAATCAAAAGTTATCATAAACATTGAAGACCTTGGTATGCATCCAGATAACTTTGCTAAGTTTAAAAAGAGCATGAAAGCACCTTACGGTATCATCCTAGTTACTGGTCCGACAGGATCTGGAAAAACTACTACGCTTTATGGTGCATTAAATGATATAAAAAGTGTAAAAACTAAGATTATTACCGTTGAAGATCCGGTTGAGTATCAGCTAAATATGATCCAACAAGTACATGTCAATGAGAAAGCCGGGCTTACTTTTATCTCGGCTCTTCGCTCTATTTTAAGGCAAGATCCAGATATTATTATGATAGGTGAGATCAGAGATCAAGAGACGCTTAGAATCGCGATTCAAGCGGCACTAACTGGCCACTTAGTTTTTTCCACGCTTCATACAAATGACGCTATTAGTGCTTTACCTCGTATGGTTGATATGGGCATTGAGCCATATCTAGTAAGTGGTGCATTAGTTTGCATTGAGGCTCAAAGGCTTGTAAGAAAGCTTTGTCCGTATTGCAAACAAAAAGTCACGCTATCTCAAAAAGCTCTTGATGAGATTAAGAAATTTCTCCCTGAAGATTATCAGTTTTATAAAAGCGTGGGTTGCCAACACTGCTCACAGACTGGATATCTAGGGCGTGAAATGATAAGCGAAATATTATCTATCAGCGATCATATAGCAAGTATCGTAGCAAATAACGCTTCAAAAGAAGAGCTTAAAAAGGCTGCCTATGACGAAGGCTTTATAGATATGTTCCATGATGGCGTTATACGCGCAGCAAATGGTGTAACAACCATCGAAGAAGTATATAGAGTTGCCAAGATATGA
- the hslU gene encoding HslU--HslV peptidase ATPase subunit produces MNLTPREIVKFLDDYVIGQKDAKKIIAIALRNRYRRIKLEKSLQDDIMPKNILMIGSTGVGKTEIARRLSKMMGLPFIKVEASKYTEVGFVGRDVESMVRDLAMASYNLVKNEQSEKNQDKINAYIEEKIVSKLLPPLPKGASEEKQAEYAKSYDKMLNRLRNGELDELSIEIEVQQNPLEAGSNVPPDMAQMQESFIKIIGIGGKNIKKEMKVKDAKKALQSEANDKILDLESVKTEALRRAENEGIIFIDEIDKVAVGSGSSNRQDPSKEGVQRDLLPIVEGSNVNTKFGNLKTDHILFIAAGAFHISKPSDLIPELQGRFPLRVELDSLDEDALYQILTQPKNSLLKQYIALLSTENVELEFDDEAIKEIARIAHAANEKMEDIGARRLHTVIERVIEDISFEASEKSGEKINVTKELVKERLKDVVEDQDLARYIL; encoded by the coding sequence ATGAACTTAACACCAAGAGAAATTGTTAAATTTTTAGATGACTATGTAATCGGCCAAAAGGATGCCAAAAAGATCATAGCGATCGCGCTTCGCAACAGATATCGCCGCATTAAGCTTGAAAAAAGCCTGCAAGATGACATCATGCCAAAAAATATCTTGATGATCGGCTCAACTGGCGTTGGCAAAACCGAGATCGCAAGGCGCCTTTCAAAGATGATGGGACTGCCATTTATAAAGGTCGAGGCTAGCAAATATACTGAGGTTGGCTTTGTCGGCCGTGATGTTGAAAGCATGGTTAGAGACCTTGCAATGGCCTCATATAATCTCGTAAAAAACGAGCAAAGCGAGAAAAATCAAGATAAGATAAATGCCTACATCGAAGAAAAGATCGTCTCAAAGCTACTTCCGCCACTGCCAAAAGGTGCAAGTGAAGAGAAACAAGCAGAGTACGCAAAGAGCTATGACAAGATGCTAAATAGGCTAAGAAACGGCGAGCTTGACGAGCTAAGCATAGAGATAGAAGTACAGCAAAACCCACTTGAGGCGGGCTCAAATGTGCCACCTGATATGGCGCAGATGCAAGAGAGCTTTATAAAAATAATTGGCATCGGTGGTAAAAACATCAAAAAAGAGATGAAGGTAAAAGACGCTAAAAAAGCCCTTCAAAGCGAGGCAAATGATAAAATTTTAGACCTTGAGAGCGTAAAAACAGAGGCTTTAAGAAGAGCTGAAAACGAGGGCATCATCTTTATAGACGAGATCGATAAAGTAGCCGTTGGCTCAGGTAGCTCAAACAGGCAAGACCCTAGCAAAGAAGGTGTACAAAGAGACTTACTGCCAATAGTTGAAGGCTCAAATGTAAATACTAAATTTGGAAATTTAAAGACAGACCACATTTTATTTATCGCAGCTGGCGCTTTTCATATAAGCAAGCCAAGTGATCTCATCCCTGAGCTACAAGGCCGCTTCCCGCTAAGAGTCGAGCTTGATAGCCTTGATGAGGACGCGCTTTATCAAATTTTAACTCAGCCAAAAAATTCGCTTTTAAAACAATACATCGCCCTACTCTCAACCGAAAATGTTGAGCTAGAATTTGACGATGAAGCGATAAAAGAGATAGCAAGGATCGCTCATGCAGCAAATGAAAAGATGGAAGATATCGGTGCTAGACGCCTTCACACAGTGATCGAGCGCGTGATAGAAGATATCAGCTTTGAGGCTAGCGAAAAGAGCGGCGAGAAGATAAATGTGACAAAAGAGCTCGTAAAAGAGCGTCTAAAAGATGTTGTCGAAGATCAAGACCTAGCGAGGTATATACTTTGA
- a CDS encoding C4-dicarboxylate ABC transporter, whose amino-acid sequence MLKLRKINDNSIVTLDPYEYEGFRFSNSNVDTLSLSKNILKRDFFISYIEYKDIITATINISRTIDDEDIENNISIKIYEELSLDPVIDYKIVYFESNVEKEDRIFNVFIATNETINKIFKNISKRVPFIDYVVVEPLLYSAIYKKGLLPSTQSDCFLTFRADEAFISIYVNGEYLTSRGLRYTLNYLKDKFIEQSGERVSLESFLDILKTRGLLDSNEEGFSYDLNTVFEDYIFYVNDTINVVNRIYGINIKNIYIDCDYKIERFEKFINTKLGTNATKLNTSTVINSKNLAISERYNMMVLYANFYKKEAFNADFNFSNLLRPDPFTKRKSGKFILTCAAAFCLSMSYPLYNYIAGSILEADSQRLSDELDVLNAQAEQIRSTLEKLKKEQNDIKGLTDKEEEKLNFRKGLLQEIENKKDHYVMKGLNLFEITDMINNNSIFITNIKNNDKNLTVTVVSDNEKRITQLIKDISKMPKYSVNTKKIKEDRQNNEYESNISIEIRQ is encoded by the coding sequence ATGTTAAAGCTTAGAAAAATTAACGATAATTCAATCGTTACGCTAGATCCTTATGAATATGAAGGTTTTAGATTTTCTAATAGCAATGTCGATACGCTAAGTCTTTCAAAGAATATTCTAAAGCGAGACTTTTTTATATCTTATATCGAATACAAAGATATAATAACAGCTACTATAAACATCTCAAGAACAATAGATGATGAGGATATTGAAAATAATATCTCGATCAAAATTTACGAAGAGCTCTCTCTTGATCCTGTGATTGACTATAAAATAGTTTATTTTGAAAGCAATGTTGAAAAAGAAGATAGAATTTTTAATGTTTTTATTGCTACAAATGAAACGATAAATAAAATTTTTAAAAATATTTCTAAAAGAGTACCTTTTATAGATTATGTCGTTGTAGAGCCGCTTTTATATAGTGCTATATATAAAAAAGGCTTACTTCCTAGCACTCAGAGTGATTGTTTTTTGACATTTAGGGCCGATGAAGCATTTATAAGTATTTATGTAAATGGAGAATACCTTACATCAAGGGGCTTAAGATACACACTAAATTATCTAAAAGATAAATTTATAGAGCAAAGCGGCGAAAGAGTAAGCCTAGAAAGCTTTTTAGATATCCTAAAAACAAGAGGACTTTTAGATAGCAATGAAGAAGGCTTTAGCTACGATCTAAATACTGTTTTTGAGGACTATATATTTTACGTAAATGACACGATAAATGTTGTCAATAGAATCTATGGCATAAATATAAAAAATATCTATATTGACTGCGACTATAAGATAGAGCGTTTTGAGAAATTCATCAATACAAAGCTTGGCACAAATGCTACGAAATTAAATACAAGCACTGTAATAAATTCTAAAAATTTAGCCATTAGCGAACGGTATAACATGATGGTTTTGTATGCAAATTTTTACAAAAAAGAGGCCTTTAATGCTGATTTTAACTTCTCAAATTTGCTTAGACCTGATCCGTTTACAAAGAGAAAAAGCGGTAAATTTATACTGACATGTGCCGCTGCTTTTTGCCTAAGCATGTCCTATCCACTTTATAATTATATAGCTGGCAGTATTTTAGAGGCAGATTCGCAAAGACTAAGCGATGAGCTTGATGTGCTTAATGCACAAGCAGAACAAATAAGAAGTACTCTTGAAAAACTAAAAAAAGAGCAAAATGATATAAAAGGATTAACTGATAAAGAGGAAGAGAAGTTAAATTTTAGAAAAGGGTTGCTTCAAGAAATTGAAAACAAAAAAGATCATTACGTAATGAAAGGTTTAAATCTTTTTGAAATTACCGATATGATAAACAACAATAGCATTTTTATAACAAATATTAAAAATAACGATAAAAATTTAACAGTAACAGTTGTTAGCGATAATGAAAAAAGGATTACGCAGCTAATAAAAGATATTAGCAAGATGCCTAAATATTCAGTAAATACAAAAAAAATTAAAGAAGATAGGCAAAACAACGAGTATGAAAGTAATATAAGTATAGAGATTAGACAATGA
- a CDS encoding transformation system protein, translating to MLELQEIQRLEKLYEEYEKKNKNSFLKLLSHKKLGLLIITILLIAFIFGAFLFFSNAKNKKETTNTPTLVEKNLTIQTDIKEKNITFAETNISKNILEDGKQKSEQAKERFESDKKQDELAEKIAKKLEQSIKLNEDNKEQTPDKKQRSGGGWLKLNLPTENENIQNEQPLPNEEVIELEPKTKPKIDIQISSESNEISMLKENFNKNKNPEIALKIARKCYQDKRYSDTIKWALSANNLDSSIEESWVMFAKAKYMLKQKDDALRALEEYNKNKNKPEINELINKIKSDTL from the coding sequence ATGCTTGAATTACAAGAAATTCAAAGGCTAGAAAAGCTTTATGAAGAGTACGAAAAAAAGAATAAAAATAGCTTTTTAAAATTGTTATCACATAAAAAGCTAGGCCTTTTAATAATTACGATCTTGCTAATTGCTTTTATCTTTGGTGCTTTTTTATTTTTCTCAAATGCTAAAAACAAAAAAGAGACAACCAATACTCCAACTTTAGTTGAGAAAAATTTGACAATACAAACAGATATAAAAGAAAAAAATATAACCTTTGCTGAAACCAATATCAGCAAAAATATTTTAGAAGATGGCAAACAAAAAAGTGAGCAGGCAAAAGAGAGGTTTGAATCAGATAAGAAACAAGATGAGCTCGCTGAGAAAATAGCTAAAAAGCTAGAACAATCCATAAAGCTAAATGAAGATAATAAAGAGCAGACACCAGATAAAAAACAAAGAAGTGGTGGCGGTTGGCTAAAGCTAAATTTACCAACTGAAAATGAAAATATACAAAATGAACAGCCTCTACCAAATGAAGAGGTAATAGAACTAGAACCAAAGACAAAGCCAAAAATTGATATTCAAATTTCAAGTGAAAGCAATGAAATATCTATGCTAAAAGAAAATTTTAATAAAAATAAAAATCCAGAAATCGCCCTTAAAATAGCAAGAAAATGCTATCAAGATAAAAGATATAGCGACACTATAAAATGGGCACTATCGGCAAATAATTTAGATAGTAGCATTGAGGAGTCTTGGGTCATGTTTGCTAAGGCAAAATATATGCTAAAGCAAAAAGATGACGCATTGCGTGCATTAGAAGAATATAATAAAAATAAAAATAAGCCAGAGATAAATGAGCTAATAAATAAGATAAAAAGTGATACGTTGTGA
- the era gene encoding GTPase Era: MKSGFVSIIGRTNAGKSSFLNALLNEKIAIVSHKQNATRRKINGIVMNGEDQIIFTDTPGLHESNKVINQLLISQAIKSMGDCDLIVFLAPIHDDTSDYEKFLALNPEKPHILVLTKVDESSNAKVLEKITQYQKFQDKFAALLTFSTKQPTYKKPLLDEICKLLPEHEYFYDPEFLTSTNEKEIFREFILEAIYENLSDEIPYLSDAIIKSVKEKPGITEIFASIITEREIHKSMIIGKNGETIKRIGIFARKLIQNLTGSKVFLKLDVVVKKGWSKEEKSLNKIIGY, encoded by the coding sequence TTGAAATCAGGCTTTGTTAGCATCATAGGGCGCACAAATGCTGGCAAGAGCTCGTTTTTAAATGCTTTGTTAAACGAAAAGATCGCCATCGTCTCGCACAAGCAAAATGCAACTCGCAGAAAGATAAATGGCATAGTTATGAACGGCGAAGATCAGATCATCTTCACCGACACGCCAGGGCTTCACGAGAGCAACAAGGTGATAAATCAACTACTAATTAGCCAAGCGATAAAATCGATGGGAGACTGCGATCTCATCGTATTTTTAGCGCCTATTCATGATGATACAAGTGACTATGAGAAATTTCTAGCTCTAAATCCTGAAAAACCACACATCTTAGTGCTAACAAAAGTCGATGAGAGCTCAAATGCGAAAGTCTTAGAAAAGATCACCCAGTATCAAAAATTTCAAGATAAATTTGCAGCACTTCTTACTTTTAGCACCAAGCAGCCAACCTATAAAAAGCCGCTTCTTGATGAAATTTGCAAGCTTTTGCCAGAGCATGAATATTTTTACGATCCGGAATTTCTAACTTCAACAAATGAAAAAGAAATTTTTAGAGAATTTATACTGGAAGCGATATATGAAAATTTAAGCGATGAGATTCCATATCTTAGCGATGCTATCATCAAAAGCGTCAAAGAAAAACCTGGCATTACTGAAATTTTTGCAAGCATCATCACTGAGCGTGAAATTCATAAAAGTATGATCATCGGTAAGAATGGTGAAACGATAAAACGAATAGGAATTTTTGCAAGAAAGTTAATACAAAATTTAACTGGATCAAAGGTCTTTTTAAAACTCGATGTAGTCGTTAAGAAAGGCTGGAGTAAAGAAGAAAAGAGCCTTAATAAAATAATTGGATATTGA
- the mshL gene encoding pilus (MSHA type) biogenesis protein MshL, protein MLRLRLSKILIMGALICLNMNYASANESSCLSKNFNMKISDDVALVDVLNQLSEMCNFSIVAKDTYSKTELKDKVFGVNIRNMSLSEVFDLLLSEKNLSYEFSNNVLKISSLKTQIFKLDYITSIREGTAVTQASVDATPSEISSGSSSSDNSQDDSSQGSSNLIKTTERFDFWEKLDAELKAILNNSSEHITAPDPIINQNAGLITVTATPSQLKRVEKYIDEMQKRLKKQVIIDVSIISVELNNEYKQGVDWSKFELGFNTYIGNSRNNPSSSATWTNKGNSLSDGFGRTLNIAANLNFSLDGMINFLETNGKTKVISSPKVTTLNNQQALISVGDNINYRVQQKTDNGNSNSDRLTTTYKQYSVFIGILLNLLPEVSDNNKIMLRINPSLSNFKYAEDDTRQNALREIAPDTVQKKLSTVVQVDSGDTIILGGLIGQTKGKNNTSVPLLSDIPFIGGVFKSTRDNIKTTELIFVITPHVVDFDKKKPLNQSLKDLGFSKTIYE, encoded by the coding sequence ATGTTGAGATTAAGATTAAGTAAAATATTAATAATGGGTGCACTCATTTGCTTGAATATGAATTATGCTAGTGCTAATGAGAGTAGTTGTTTAAGCAAGAATTTTAATATGAAAATTTCAGATGATGTTGCGCTAGTAGATGTGTTAAATCAGCTTTCAGAGATGTGTAACTTTAGTATTGTTGCAAAGGACACTTATAGCAAAACAGAGCTAAAAGATAAAGTTTTTGGTGTTAATATCAGAAATATGAGTCTTAGCGAAGTTTTTGACCTGCTTTTAAGTGAGAAAAATTTAAGCTACGAGTTTTCAAATAATGTATTAAAAATTTCATCTTTAAAAACTCAAATTTTTAAACTAGATTATATAACTTCTATTAGAGAAGGAACTGCTGTCACCCAAGCTTCAGTGGATGCTACTCCATCTGAAATTTCTAGTGGTTCAAGTAGTAGCGATAATTCCCAAGATGATAGTTCTCAAGGCTCAAGCAACCTTATAAAAACTACTGAAAGGTTTGACTTTTGGGAAAAACTAGATGCTGAGCTTAAAGCTATTTTAAATAATAGTAGCGAACATATCACAGCGCCTGATCCTATCATAAATCAAAACGCAGGCCTTATCACTGTTACGGCCACTCCTTCTCAGCTTAAGCGTGTCGAAAAATATATAGATGAAATGCAAAAAAGACTAAAAAAACAAGTAATTATTGATGTTTCTATTATCTCAGTTGAATTAAATAATGAATACAAGCAAGGTGTTGATTGGAGTAAATTTGAACTTGGGTTTAATACATACATTGGTAATTCAAGAAATAATCCGAGCTCAAGTGCTACTTGGACAAATAAAGGAAATAGCCTAAGTGATGGATTTGGACGCACATTAAATATTGCAGCTAATTTAAATTTTAGCCTTGATGGAATGATAAATTTTCTTGAAACAAATGGAAAGACAAAGGTTATATCAAGCCCAAAAGTAACAACACTTAATAATCAGCAAGCGCTAATCTCAGTTGGTGATAACATAAACTACCGTGTTCAACAAAAGACTGACAATGGAAACAGCAATAGCGATAGGCTAACAACTACCTACAAACAATACTCTGTTTTTATTGGCATATTATTAAATTTACTACCAGAAGTCTCTGATAATAACAAAATCATGCTTCGAATCAATCCATCGCTTAGTAACTTTAAATACGCTGAAGACGACACAAGACAAAATGCGTTAAGAGAGATTGCTCCAGATACGGTGCAAAAGAAGCTATCAACTGTTGTTCAAGTTGATAGCGGTGATACTATTATTCTTGGTGGATTAATAGGCCAGACAAAGGGTAAAAATAATACTTCTGTACCTCTTCTTTCTGATATCCCCTTTATAGGCGGAGTCTTTAAAAGCACAAGAGACAATATAAAAACAACAGAGCTTATCTTTGTCATCACTCCTCATGTAGTTGATTTTGACAAAAAAAAGCCACTTAATCAATCACTAAAAGACTTAGGTTTTTCTAAAACGATCTATGAATAA